The following proteins are co-located in the Colletotrichum lupini chromosome 4, complete sequence genome:
- a CDS encoding aspartate aminotransferase, protein MVQIKAFEVEEWMDRLETTPGALNIAETCCESVSIKELTELSSDKSAAGPLDIATRRMTYGAIYGSEKTRQQIANMYANDVSGSLPSDQVVITQGAIVANFLTLYTLVGKNDHVICVYPTYQQLYEVPKSLGADVSLWKLKAENGYLPDIRELQDLMIIINNPNNPTGVTTPKHVLEDLVAFAKSRNIIVMADEVYRPLFHSLPVGESMPPSILSLGYDRTISTSSMSKAFSLAGIRVGWIASRDPGIIEAVKSARNYTTISVSQLDDQVAGYALSDAVRPNLIHRNIELARTNLEILETFIKKHQSVCSWVRPTAGTTAMIGFRRGDEPVRDDEFCLEILKETGVLIMPGSTCFGEGVDFKGQMRFGYVCRTEVLKEGLEKLSVYLEQSFH, encoded by the exons ATGGTCCAGATCAAAGCTTTCGAGGTAGAAGAATGGATGGATCGTCTCGAGACAACGCCTGGTGCTCTCAACATCGCCGAAACATGCTGCGAGTCTGTGTCGATCAAGGAGTTGACAGAGCTGTCGAGCGACAAGTCGGCTGCGGGCCCCCTTGACATTGCAACCCGACGAATGACTTACGGCGCCATTTACGGATCAGAGAAGACGCGCCAGCAGATCGCCAACATGTACGCAAACGATGTTTCGGGCTCTCTCCCCAGCGATCAAGTCGTCATTACGCAGGGAGCCATCGTTGCCAACTTCCTCACTCTCTACACCCTCGTCGGCAAGAATGATCATGTAATCTGTGTATACCCGACCTACCAACAGCTGTACGAAGTTCCCAAAAGCTTGGGCGCTGATGTGAGCCTCTGGAAATTGAAGGCTGAGAATGGATACCTCCCGGACATCCGAGAACTTCAAGACCTG ATGATCATTATCAACAATCCCAACAATCCCACTGGTGTCACTACGCCCAAGCATGTTCTAGAAGATCTCGTCGCGTTTGCCAAGTCGAGAAACATCATCGTCATGGCGGACGAGGTATATCGACCCCTCTTCCACAGCCTTCCTGTAGGAGAAAGCATGCCCCCATCGATCCTGTCTTTGGGCTATGACCGAACCATTTCTACCTCGAGTATGTCGAAAGCTTTCTCTCTTGCCGGCATCCGCGTGGGATGGATCGCATCGAGAGATCCTGGAATCATTGAGGCCGTCAAGAGTGCGCGGAACTACACGACCATCAGCGTCTCGCAGCTGGACGATCAAGTGGCCGGCTATGCTCTCTCTGATGCGGTCAGACCAAACCTCATCCATAGAAACATCGAGCTTGCAAGGACAAACCTTGAGATCCTCGAGACCTTTATCAAGAAGCACCAGTCTGTTTGCTCCTGGGTAAGGCCCACAGCCGGTACAACGGCAATGATTGGCTTTCGAAGAGGCGACGAACCAGTTCGAGATGACGAGTTCTGTCTTGAAATCCTTAAAGAGACTGGGGTTTTGATAATGCCTGGGTCTACCTGTTTCGGTGAGGGCGTTGACTTCAAGGGCCAAATGCGCTTTGGTTACGTATGTCGGACAGAAGTGCTGAAAGAAGGCCTGGAGAAACTGAGTGTTTATCTAGAGCAGAGCTTCCACTAA